From Pseudomonas sp. LS1212, the proteins below share one genomic window:
- the zwf gene encoding glucose-6-phosphate dehydrogenase: MTIPCDILIFGGTGDLALHKLLPALYHLYRDDRLHPEVRIIALARSHLPRRDFQLLAERRCRAQVARADFDNDVWKRFAARLDYFPMDASQSADFGRLARFLGEPGGLMRIYYLATAPELFAPIATHMQVAGLADHESRIVLEKPIGHSLESAKAINTAIGSVFQESQVFRIDHYLGKETVQNLMALRFANALFEPLWRGAHVDHVQISVCETLGVENRGGYYDRSGAMRDMVQNHLLQLLCLVAMEAPAHFDAESVRDEKVKVLKDLKSITGQDVQDKTVRGQYTAGKIGGQEVPAYYFEKNVDNDSDTETFVAVQVQINNWRWAGVPFFLRTGKRLAKKSSQIVIQFKPVPHRLFEGCQTNLLVIQLQPDERISLQLMTKTPGKGMRLEPVELDLNLARAFNQKRRWDAYERLLLDVLEGDSTLFMRRDEVEAAWAWIDPILTGWQEYFQSPRPYPAGSTGPDQAHTLLEHQGRAWFSQN; this comes from the coding sequence TTGACCATCCCCTGCGACATTCTGATCTTCGGCGGGACCGGAGATCTGGCCTTGCACAAGCTGCTCCCAGCGCTCTACCACCTGTATCGCGACGATCGGCTGCACCCGGAGGTGCGCATCATCGCCCTGGCCCGCAGCCATTTGCCACGCCGCGATTTTCAATTACTGGCCGAACGTCGCTGCCGCGCCCAGGTAGCCAGGGCCGACTTCGATAACGATGTCTGGAAGCGTTTTGCCGCGCGCCTCGACTACTTTCCGATGGACGCTTCGCAAAGCGCCGACTTTGGCCGACTGGCCAGGTTTCTCGGCGAACCCGGCGGCCTCATGCGTATCTACTACCTGGCAACCGCCCCGGAGCTTTTCGCGCCTATTGCCACCCACATGCAAGTCGCCGGGCTGGCTGACCACGAATCCCGCATCGTGCTGGAAAAGCCCATCGGCCATTCACTGGAGTCGGCCAAGGCCATCAATACCGCCATTGGCTCGGTGTTCCAGGAGTCCCAGGTGTTTCGCATCGACCACTACCTGGGCAAGGAAACCGTGCAGAACCTCATGGCTCTGCGGTTTGCCAATGCCTTGTTCGAGCCATTGTGGCGCGGTGCTCACGTCGATCACGTGCAGATCAGCGTCTGTGAGACCCTGGGTGTGGAAAACCGCGGCGGCTACTACGACCGTTCCGGGGCAATGCGTGACATGGTCCAGAACCACCTGTTGCAGCTGCTCTGCCTGGTGGCCATGGAAGCACCGGCGCACTTCGATGCCGAGTCCGTGCGTGACGAGAAGGTCAAGGTACTCAAGGACCTCAAGTCCATCACCGGCCAGGATGTCCAGGACAAGACGGTGCGCGGGCAGTACACCGCGGGCAAGATCGGCGGTCAGGAGGTCCCGGCCTACTATTTCGAGAAAAATGTCGACAACGACAGCGATACTGAAACCTTTGTCGCCGTTCAAGTGCAAATCAACAATTGGCGCTGGGCTGGCGTCCCGTTCTTTCTGCGAACCGGTAAACGGCTGGCGAAAAAGTCATCGCAGATCGTCATCCAGTTCAAGCCCGTCCCCCACCGCCTGTTCGAAGGCTGTCAGACCAACTTGTTGGTAATCCAGTTGCAGCCTGACGAGCGCATCAGCCTGCAACTGATGACCAAGACGCCCGGCAAAGGCATGCGCCTGGAGCCGGTCGAGCTGGACTTGAACCTGGCCCGGGCCTTCAACCAGAAACGCCGCTGGGACGCCTATGAGCGCCTGCTGCTGGACGTATTGGAAGGTGATTCGACGCTGTTCATGCGACGCGACGAGGTGGAAGCCGCCTGGGCCTGGATCGACCCGATCCTGACCGGCTGGCAAGAGTACTTTCAGAGCCCGCGCCCCTACCCTGCCGGGTCGACCGGGCCGGACCAGGCCCATACCCTGCTCGAGCACCAGGGCCGGGCCTGGTTCAGTCAGAACTGA
- a CDS encoding EamA family transporter: MGTGFFSSWTFWALLSAAFAALTTIFAKVGVSGINSDFATLLRTLVVLVSLGLILYATGQYQSLSSISPRSYVFLTLSGLATGASWICYFRALQLGQASLVAPVDKLSVVLVAVLGVTLLGEKLDLRQWAGICLITAGVVLLAWRR; encoded by the coding sequence ATGGGCACAGGTTTTTTCTCTTCATGGACATTCTGGGCCCTGCTCTCGGCGGCGTTTGCCGCCTTGACCACCATTTTCGCCAAGGTCGGCGTCAGCGGAATCAATTCAGACTTCGCCACGCTCCTGCGAACCCTCGTCGTTCTCGTCAGCCTGGGCTTGATTCTTTATGCAACGGGCCAATATCAATCCTTGAGTTCGATCTCGCCGCGCAGCTATGTGTTTCTGACGCTGTCAGGACTGGCCACCGGCGCTTCGTGGATTTGCTATTTTCGCGCGTTGCAGCTGGGTCAAGCCTCGCTGGTCGCACCGGTAGACAAACTCAGCGTGGTGCTGGTGGCGGTTTTGGGCGTGACCTTGCTTGGCGAGAAACTCGATCTGCGTCAGTGGGCCGGCATCTGTCTGATCACAGCGGGTGTGGTACTGCTGGCGTGGCGTCGCTGA
- the hexR gene encoding transcriptional regulator HexR encodes MNLLQHIAQSRHLLRKSELKVADHVLLDPAAVMHSSMADLAHSVGISEPTIVRFCRAIGCSGFQDLKLKLAQSLAAGASFGQFAIHEDDSVADYSLKIFDTTLHTLMEVREHLDPHALQRAVTAMAQAQRVEFYGFGASGAVAADAQHKFFRLLLTAAAYSDPHMQAMSAVTLKPGDVAICISQSGRSKDLLITANLVRESGATLITLCPSQTPLAELSTVNLAIDVHEDTEIYTPLTSRIAHLVVIDVLAMGVAMARGPSLVNHLKSVKRSLRSLRLSPKSVKALDD; translated from the coding sequence TTGAATCTGTTGCAACACATCGCCCAGTCGCGCCATCTGTTACGCAAGTCGGAGCTCAAGGTTGCCGACCATGTGCTGCTTGACCCGGCGGCCGTAATGCATAGCTCCATGGCCGATCTTGCCCACAGCGTCGGGATCAGCGAGCCGACCATCGTGCGTTTTTGCCGTGCGATCGGCTGTTCCGGGTTCCAGGACCTGAAGCTCAAGCTCGCGCAAAGCCTGGCGGCAGGTGCCAGCTTTGGCCAGTTTGCGATTCATGAAGACGATTCGGTTGCCGACTACAGCCTGAAAATTTTCGACACCACGCTACATACCCTGATGGAAGTGCGCGAGCACCTCGATCCGCACGCCTTGCAGCGCGCCGTGACCGCCATGGCCCAGGCCCAGCGCGTCGAGTTCTACGGCTTCGGCGCGTCCGGCGCGGTAGCAGCCGATGCCCAGCACAAGTTCTTTCGCTTGCTGCTCACCGCCGCCGCCTACTCCGACCCGCACATGCAGGCCATGTCGGCAGTCACGCTCAAGCCTGGCGATGTGGCGATCTGCATTTCCCAGTCCGGCCGTTCCAAGGACTTGCTGATCACCGCCAACCTGGTGCGCGAGAGCGGGGCGACGCTGATCACCCTGTGCCCGAGCCAGACGCCGCTGGCAGAGCTGTCGACCGTCAACCTGGCAATCGATGTGCATGAGGACACCGAGATCTACACCCCGCTGACCTCGCGTATCGCTCACCTGGTGGTAATCGACGTGTTGGCGATGGGGGTTGCCATGGCCCGTGGCCCGAGCCTGGTCAACCACCTCAAGAGCGTCAAGCGCAGTCTGCGCAGCCTGCGTCTGTCACCCAAGTCCGTGAAAGCCCTGGACGACTGA
- a CDS encoding EAL domain-containing protein gives MTLSSGSADAQRSTRKQYATQLAVERTRLLYQGSLLPTLFMLLNGLVCAWLLWSPQRYLLVSIWLVWLMALVALRVIQVAAFDSAIPDRQAQPSWRRMFLLGSAFSGLTLASAAIALVPVDNFVQQAWVFGLLGAATLSASIAYAVSLPAFLSFVLPCLLPPIAYLFWKADEVQQGWGWLGLILLGSLSVVAWQVNRLIERGLLRRFQNQELIDHLQQAQSHSERLNLELEREIEQRRGVEEELRQAQVGLESRVAERSRELDLANQALSKSEERLALALKASELGLWDWNLQTDEVHHTQLKELFGLEPEQVKAMLADLKPRLHPEDLPLLKRALVEHLKGRTEDYCSEYRVRHSDGHWRWIQDRGRAVERGRRGQVIRMLGTRRDISVGKAQEEQLQLAATVFEAASEGIVIFDPDYRLRAVNQAFSKLTGFTREEVLGRSVVELPCSRDARRHYQVIHQALEQHGSWQGELVETRKNGDFYPQWLQLNVVRDSRGKVAHIVGFFADLSARRESEERMRYLTHYDELTGLANRSLFKERLQEASQRVRQGGRSLALLHIDLDRFKLLNESLGHEVADQLLKQMARRISNALPEADTIARLSGDEFAVLFDAYGSLSSLARVASRLLDKLRAPLSVVDHELVISASVGISLLPDNAREITALVSQANMAMQHAKHLGGNNFQFYTQSLQASTVERLQLENQLRKAIEERQLEVFYQPKLCLATGRLEAAEALVRWRHPQWGLVPPGNFIGLAEETGLIGPIGEFVLRQACWQACEWQRQGHEPIRVSVNLSVHQLRQGKLVSLVRQVLEESGLAPGLLELELTESQLLDNVEHIIASFRQLHELGVKLAIDDFGTGYSSLSYLKRFPVDYVKIDQTFIRGLHEGSEDAAITRAIIAMAHSLELKVVAEGVETHEQLAFLKAQHCDEVQGYLISHPLEAQALAGLLAGVYQF, from the coding sequence ATGACTCTTAGCTCTGGCTCTGCGGATGCTCAGCGCAGCACCCGCAAGCAATACGCCACGCAGCTGGCCGTCGAGCGCACCCGCCTGCTTTATCAGGGCTCGTTGTTGCCGACGCTGTTCATGCTGCTCAACGGTCTGGTTTGCGCCTGGCTGCTCTGGAGCCCGCAGCGTTATCTGCTGGTCAGCATCTGGCTGGTCTGGTTGATGGCGCTGGTCGCGCTGCGGGTCATTCAGGTTGCGGCGTTCGATTCGGCTATCCCTGACCGTCAAGCTCAGCCGAGCTGGCGTCGAATGTTCCTGCTGGGGTCCGCCTTCAGTGGTTTGACCCTGGCCAGCGCCGCGATTGCGCTGGTGCCTGTGGATAACTTTGTACAGCAGGCCTGGGTATTTGGCCTGCTGGGGGCTGCCACACTGTCGGCCAGCATCGCATATGCGGTGAGTCTGCCCGCCTTCCTCAGCTTTGTCTTGCCATGCCTGTTGCCACCCATTGCCTATCTATTCTGGAAGGCTGATGAAGTACAGCAAGGCTGGGGCTGGCTCGGGTTGATTCTGTTGGGGTCGTTGTCGGTGGTGGCCTGGCAGGTCAATCGGCTGATCGAGCGGGGTTTGCTGCGGCGCTTCCAGAATCAGGAGCTGATCGATCACTTGCAACAGGCCCAGAGCCACAGCGAGCGGTTGAATCTGGAGCTGGAGCGGGAAATTGAACAACGTCGCGGGGTAGAAGAAGAGCTGCGCCAAGCCCAGGTCGGGCTCGAGTCGCGAGTGGCCGAGCGCAGCCGTGAGCTGGATCTGGCCAACCAGGCCTTGAGCAAGAGCGAGGAACGCCTGGCCCTGGCACTCAAGGCCAGCGAGCTTGGGCTGTGGGACTGGAACCTGCAGACCGATGAAGTCCACCACACGCAACTCAAGGAGCTTTTCGGCCTGGAGCCGGAGCAGGTCAAGGCCATGCTGGCCGATCTCAAGCCCCGGCTGCACCCTGAAGACCTGCCGCTGCTCAAGCGAGCCCTGGTGGAACACCTCAAGGGGCGAACCGAAGACTATTGCAGCGAATACCGGGTACGCCACAGTGATGGCCATTGGCGCTGGATCCAGGACCGCGGGCGAGCTGTCGAGCGTGGCCGAAGGGGCCAGGTCATTCGCATGCTCGGAACCCGTCGCGATATCAGTGTCGGCAAGGCTCAGGAAGAACAACTGCAGTTGGCGGCCACCGTATTCGAAGCGGCCAGCGAAGGCATCGTGATCTTCGATCCTGACTATCGTTTGCGGGCGGTGAACCAGGCTTTCAGCAAGCTCACCGGTTTTACCCGGGAAGAGGTGTTGGGCCGCAGCGTGGTCGAATTGCCGTGCAGTCGCGATGCACGTCGCCATTATCAGGTCATTCATCAGGCGCTGGAGCAACACGGCAGCTGGCAGGGCGAGCTGGTTGAAACCCGCAAGAACGGCGACTTTTATCCACAATGGCTGCAATTGAACGTGGTGCGCGATTCACGAGGAAAAGTCGCGCATATTGTGGGGTTCTTCGCCGATCTTTCAGCCCGGCGAGAATCCGAAGAGCGCATGCGGTACCTGACGCATTACGATGAGTTGACCGGGCTGGCCAACCGTTCGCTGTTCAAGGAGCGCCTGCAAGAGGCCAGCCAGCGCGTTCGCCAGGGCGGGCGCAGCCTGGCCTTGCTCCATATCGATCTGGACCGCTTCAAGCTGCTCAATGAAAGCCTCGGTCATGAGGTCGCCGATCAGTTGCTCAAGCAGATGGCACGCCGTATCAGCAACGCCCTGCCGGAAGCGGATACCATCGCCCGACTCTCCGGCGACGAGTTCGCCGTGCTGTTCGATGCCTATGGCAGCCTGTCGAGCCTGGCTCGGGTCGCCAGCCGCTTGCTCGATAAATTGCGCGCCCCGCTGAGCGTGGTCGATCACGAGTTGGTAATCAGCGCCTCGGTCGGCATCAGCCTGTTGCCCGATAACGCGCGGGAAATCACTGCGCTGGTCAGCCAGGCGAACATGGCCATGCAACACGCCAAGCACCTAGGTGGCAACAACTTCCAGTTTTATACCCAGAGTCTGCAAGCCAGTACGGTGGAGCGGCTGCAGCTGGAGAACCAACTGCGCAAGGCTATCGAGGAACGGCAGCTGGAGGTCTTCTATCAACCCAAGCTGTGCCTGGCCACCGGCCGACTCGAGGCTGCAGAGGCACTGGTGCGTTGGCGTCACCCGCAATGGGGTCTGGTGCCGCCAGGCAATTTTATCGGGCTGGCCGAAGAAACCGGGTTGATCGGGCCCATTGGCGAATTCGTCCTGCGGCAAGCTTGCTGGCAGGCCTGCGAGTGGCAGCGCCAGGGGCATGAGCCGATACGGGTATCGGTGAATCTGTCGGTGCATCAACTGCGTCAGGGCAAGCTGGTCAGCCTGGTGCGCCAGGTGCTGGAAGAAAGCGGCCTGGCCCCGGGGCTCCTGGAGCTGGAGTTGACCGAAAGCCAGCTGCTCGACAATGTCGAACACATCATCGCCAGCTTCAGGCAGCTGCACGAACTGGGCGTTAAGCTTGCCATCGACGACTTCGGCACCGGCTACTCATCCCTGAGCTACCTCAAGCGTTTCCCGGTGGACTACGTCAAAATCGATCAAACCTTCATTCGCGGCCTGCACGAAGGCAGCGAAGACGCTGCGATCACTCGGGCAATCATCGCCATGGCCCACAGCCTGGAACTGAAAGTCGTCGCCGAAGGTGTCGAGACCCACGAGCAGCTGGCTTTCCTCAAGGCCCAGCACTGTGATGAGGTGCAGGGCTATCTGATCAGCCATCCGCTGGAGGCGCAGGCCTTGGCCGGGCTTCTGGCAGGTGTATATCAGTTCTGA
- the uvrD gene encoding DNA helicase II translates to MRDDLSLLLNSLNDAQRQAVAASRGRQLVLAGAGSGKTRVLVHRIAWLIQVEQASPHSILSVTFTNKAAAEMRQRIEQLMGINPAGMWVGTFHGLAHRLLRAHWQEAGLNQNFQILDSDDQQRLVKRVIRELGLDEQRWPARQAQWFINGQKDEGLRPQHIQASGDLFLATMRSIYEAYEAACQRAGVIDFSELLLRALDLWRDHPGLLEHYQRRFRHLLVDEFQDTNAVQYAWLRLLAQGGESLMVVGDDDQSIYGWRGAKIENIHQYSADFPDAEMIRLEQNYRSTAGILKAANALIANNSGRLGKELWTDDGEGEPLSLYAAFNEHDEARYVVETIESALKTGLARSEIAILYRSNAQSRVLEEALLRERIPYRIYGGQRFFERAEIKNAMAYLRVLEGRGNDAALERVINVPPRGIGEKTVEAIREHARHAEVSMWESMRLLIANKGLTGRAANALGAFIELIENLAAKVMDMPLHLMTQTVIEQSGLITYHQEEKGEKGQARVENLEELVSAARNFESAEEDADLTPLAAFLGHASLEAGDAQADEHEDSVQLMTLHSAKGLEFPYVFLVGMEEGLFPHKMSLEEPGRLEEERRLAYVGITRAMQQLVMTYAETRRLYGSETYNKVSRFVREIPSGLIQEVRLSNSVSRPFGSGQKQNSSSLFGGANIPQTEFNLGQRVQHSVFGEGVILNFEGSGAQARVQVNFSEGSKWLMLGYAKLEAI, encoded by the coding sequence ATGCGCGATGACCTCTCCCTTCTGCTGAACTCACTCAACGATGCCCAACGACAGGCCGTAGCGGCTTCTCGTGGCCGTCAGTTGGTCCTGGCCGGTGCTGGCTCCGGTAAAACCCGTGTGCTGGTGCACCGCATTGCCTGGTTGATCCAGGTGGAGCAGGCCTCCCCCCACTCGATCCTGTCGGTGACCTTCACCAACAAGGCTGCCGCCGAGATGCGTCAGCGTATCGAGCAGTTGATGGGTATCAACCCGGCCGGCATGTGGGTTGGCACTTTCCACGGCCTGGCGCACCGCTTGCTGCGGGCGCACTGGCAGGAAGCCGGGCTGAACCAGAACTTCCAGATCCTCGACAGCGACGACCAGCAGCGGTTGGTCAAGCGGGTCATCCGCGAGCTGGGCCTGGACGAACAGCGCTGGCCAGCCCGCCAGGCCCAGTGGTTCATCAACGGGCAAAAGGATGAAGGCCTGCGCCCGCAACACATCCAGGCCAGCGGCGATCTGTTCCTGGCGACCATGCGCTCGATCTACGAGGCCTACGAGGCGGCTTGCCAGCGTGCCGGCGTCATTGACTTCTCCGAGCTGCTGCTGCGCGCCCTGGACCTGTGGCGCGATCATCCCGGCTTGCTGGAACACTACCAGCGGCGATTCCGACACCTGTTGGTGGACGAGTTCCAGGATACCAACGCCGTGCAGTACGCCTGGTTGCGCCTGCTTGCCCAGGGTGGCGAGAGCCTGATGGTAGTGGGCGATGACGACCAGTCGATCTATGGCTGGCGCGGCGCAAAAATCGAGAACATTCATCAGTACAGTGCTGATTTCCCTGACGCCGAGATGATCCGCCTGGAGCAGAACTACCGCTCCACGGCCGGTATCCTCAAGGCGGCCAACGCACTGATCGCCAACAACAGCGGTCGCCTGGGCAAAGAGCTGTGGACCGACGACGGCGAAGGCGAGCCACTGAGCCTGTATGCGGCATTCAACGAACATGACGAAGCCCGTTATGTCGTCGAAACCATTGAAAGCGCCTTGAAAACCGGCCTGGCACGCAGCGAAATTGCCATTCTCTATCGCTCCAACGCCCAGTCGCGGGTGCTTGAAGAAGCGCTGCTGCGCGAGCGAATTCCCTACCGGATCTACGGCGGCCAGCGCTTCTTCGAGCGCGCCGAGATCAAGAACGCCATGGCTTACCTGCGGGTGCTCGAAGGGCGCGGTAACGATGCGGCGCTGGAGCGTGTCATCAACGTGCCGCCACGGGGCATCGGCGAGAAAACCGTCGAAGCGATTCGCGAACATGCGCGCCACGCCGAAGTGTCGATGTGGGAATCGATGCGCCTGCTGATCGCCAATAAAGGCCTGACAGGTCGCGCCGCCAATGCGCTGGGTGCCTTTATCGAGCTGATCGAGAACCTCGCGGCGAAGGTCATGGACATGCCGCTGCACCTGATGACCCAGACGGTCATCGAACAGTCCGGCCTGATTACCTATCACCAGGAAGAAAAGGGCGAAAAGGGCCAGGCCCGGGTAGAAAACCTCGAGGAACTGGTCAGCGCCGCGCGTAACTTTGAAAGCGCCGAAGAAGACGCCGATCTCACGCCACTTGCCGCCTTCCTCGGCCATGCCTCGCTGGAAGCCGGCGATGCCCAGGCCGATGAGCACGAAGACAGCGTGCAATTGATGACGCTGCACAGCGCCAAGGGCCTTGAGTTCCCGTACGTGTTCCTGGTGGGCATGGAAGAAGGCCTGTTCCCGCACAAGATGAGCCTGGAAGAACCTGGCCGGCTTGAAGAAGAACGCCGCCTGGCCTATGTCGGCATTACCCGGGCCATGCAACAACTGGTCATGACCTACGCTGAAACACGTCGCCTGTACGGTAGCGAAACCTACAACAAGGTATCGCGTTTCGTCCGGGAGATTCCGAGCGGTCTGATCCAGGAAGTGCGCTTGTCCAACAGTGTCAGTCGCCCGTTCGGCTCCGGCCAGAAGCAGAACTCCAGCAGCCTGTTTGGCGGCGCGAACATTCCGCAGACCGAGTTCAACCTGGGGCAGCGTGTCCAGCACTCGGTGTTCGGCGAAGGCGTGATTCTCAACTTTGAAGGCTCGGGCGCGCAGGCGCGCGTGCAGGTGAATTTCTCCGAGGGCAGCAAGTGGCTGATGCTTGGCTATGCCAAGCTGGAAGCGATCTGA